A section of the Candidatus Peregrinibacteria bacterium genome encodes:
- a CDS encoding PKD domain-containing protein: MTFQDNNINPGDGTNETNQPAEAPVPKIDNSSFRKQPIARTENISPKVVQPLVPVVQDELIPVIVQTGSNMKSEKKEIADPHLPVANVGPVAPQVMTPEKQVLIDKKKKNKQNKKMFMLVSIFLIGLVLLFVMAFFLIYSVTDPANNPFIRLFGLEVEQWIPFLINLVSVFFGLLVIASFFVGLVGMFKIGAAPKDNVVAKRKGMAMAMVGSMFLIVFIVIWMFTYIWLDGKRGDYSVPVEFIQTEPSIVTGLTAPIVIKFDASSILRSINPAQKEIISYVWTFGDGEKLTGQKVSHQYLRKGAVDGSYDVNLRVRFKDLKTGEEGTQDFHKTVVFDNEKVAAAFTMSSEEGSVPFEVEFDASESADPDGSIIEYLWDFDGDGNFDDGAGSVVNYTFTQIGEYNVQLKVVDNSNDYAMTGKLITATELIESKAIIDVDNDKGNYYINKEYTFDASGSTSPSGAVTNYKWDFGDGSAASTRTASHTFKKLGKYIVVLETEDLEKKKAVSSIEIEIKKPDSAPRAVITPNPDFADKNKTYIEGTAPFSVNLNALASTDEDNDIIEYEWDFDSDGVVDASGDVAAFTYNSPGEYKATLYVTDAANNQTSRTLRINVEKQGLKARISASSLEGEVPHVVLFDASGSSYPEGRIISYKWNFGDGSNPRFDDSQIAYEYTRVGEFKPSVTVKTDDGQEQSADLTINVRPVSVRACFTINKSTGAAPIEVIFDSGCSTGTVTQYSWKINGINTPSTPPHRLTRTFENPGAYEVELTVRDHDGVIDRFMDTVNVQVLE, from the coding sequence ATGACTTTTCAAGATAACAATATAAATCCGGGTGACGGGACCAATGAGACAAATCAGCCAGCGGAAGCTCCTGTCCCAAAGATTGATAATTCATCATTTCGTAAGCAGCCGATTGCGAGGACTGAGAATATTTCTCCAAAAGTTGTGCAGCCGCTCGTGCCGGTAGTACAAGATGAATTGATTCCGGTAATAGTGCAGACCGGTAGTAATATGAAGTCGGAAAAAAAGGAGATTGCTGATCCGCATTTGCCTGTGGCAAATGTTGGGCCGGTCGCGCCTCAAGTTATGACTCCCGAGAAACAGGTGCTGATAGATAAAAAGAAAAAAAATAAGCAGAACAAAAAAATGTTTATGCTCGTGAGTATTTTCTTGATTGGTCTGGTTTTACTTTTTGTAATGGCATTCTTCTTGATTTATTCGGTTACAGATCCTGCAAACAATCCGTTTATTAGATTGTTTGGATTGGAAGTTGAACAATGGATACCTTTTTTGATTAATCTTGTATCGGTATTCTTTGGATTACTTGTTATTGCATCTTTCTTCGTTGGTTTGGTCGGTATGTTCAAGATTGGGGCTGCGCCAAAAGATAATGTTGTCGCAAAAAGAAAAGGTATGGCGATGGCGATGGTTGGATCTATGTTCTTGATAGTATTTATAGTTATTTGGATGTTCACGTATATATGGTTGGATGGTAAAAGAGGAGATTACAGTGTACCGGTTGAATTTATACAGACAGAGCCGAGTATTGTAACAGGTTTGACTGCACCGATCGTAATAAAGTTTGATGCATCATCTATATTAAGATCTATCAATCCGGCGCAGAAGGAAATTATTTCTTATGTATGGACATTCGGTGATGGTGAAAAACTAACGGGTCAAAAAGTTTCACATCAATATTTGCGCAAAGGGGCTGTAGATGGATCATATGATGTAAATTTAAGAGTACGATTCAAAGATCTAAAAACCGGAGAGGAGGGGACTCAGGATTTTCATAAAACAGTTGTGTTTGATAATGAGAAAGTTGCGGCGGCATTTACTATGAGTAGCGAGGAGGGCTCTGTCCCATTTGAAGTTGAATTTGATGCTAGTGAAAGTGCTGACCCCGATGGTTCGATCATAGAATACCTATGGGACTTTGATGGTGATGGAAATTTTGATGATGGAGCAGGTTCGGTCGTCAACTATACATTTACACAAATTGGAGAATACAATGTTCAACTCAAAGTTGTGGATAATTCGAATGATTATGCGATGACAGGGAAGTTGATAACTGCAACTGAGCTCATCGAATCTAAAGCCATAATAGATGTTGATAATGATAAAGGTAACTACTATATCAATAAGGAATATACTTTTGATGCCTCCGGATCGACTTCTCCTTCCGGTGCAGTTACAAATTATAAATGGGATTTTGGAGATGGCAGCGCCGCAAGTACTCGTACAGCATCTCATACATTTAAGAAACTAGGTAAATACATAGTTGTTCTTGAAACAGAAGATTTGGAGAAGAAAAAGGCGGTGAGTTCTATAGAAATAGAGATCAAAAAACCTGATTCTGCTCCACGCGCAGTTATCACACCAAATCCGGATTTTGCTGATAAGAATAAAACATATATAGAAGGTACTGCTCCATTCTCAGTAAATCTTAATGCTTTAGCTAGTACAGATGAAGATAATGATATTATTGAATACGAATGGGACTTTGATAGTGATGGCGTGGTAGATGCGTCCGGAGACGTCGCTGCATTCACATACAACAGCCCGGGGGAGTACAAAGCAACTTTATACGTAACTGACGCCGCGAATAATCAAACGTCCCGGACACTCCGTATCAACGTTGAGAAGCAAGGTCTAAAAGCACGTATCTCGGCAAGCTCACTCGAAGGCGAAGTGCCTCATGTTGTTTTGTTTGATGCCTCCGGATCTTCTTACCCGGAAGGACGTATCATAAGTTACAAATGGAATTTTGGAGATGGTTCAAATCCAAGATTTGACGATTCTCAAATAGCTTATGAATACACCAGGGTAGGGGAGTTCAAGCCGAGTGTTACTGTGAAGACTGATGATGGACAAGAACAGTCTGCAGATTTGACAATAAATGTACGTCCGGTTTCTGTGCGAGCATGCTTTACTATTAATAAATCAACCGGAGCCGCACCTATCGAAGTCATATTTGACAGTGGATGCTCTACCGGAACAGTAACTCAATACTCATGGAAGATTAATGGTATCAATACGCCTTCAACGCCACCTCACAGATTGACGCGTACGTTTGAGAATCCGGGTGCTTATGAAGTTGAGCTTACCGTCCGTGATCACGATGGTGTGATAGATCGATTTATGGATACGGTTAACGTACAAGTATTAGAATAA
- a CDS encoding vitamin K epoxide reductase family protein: MKLTKYTKWLVLLSFLGAVVSLYLTYLHFEPQASTICNLGEAFDCDKVNKSVYSELFGIPVAILGSGYYIGMLIFSAAFSWKNKLFAKLDVKDLFRGILLITSIGIAFTLYLTYQEAFVINAYCIFCVTQQIIILIMGGILLRIYKKA, translated from the coding sequence ATGAAGTTAACAAAATACACAAAGTGGCTCGTACTCTTAAGTTTCCTCGGAGCCGTCGTTTCTCTCTATCTGACTTATCTACACTTTGAGCCACAGGCTAGCACTATCTGCAATCTCGGAGAGGCCTTTGACTGTGACAAAGTAAATAAAAGCGTATACTCTGAACTATTTGGAATACCGGTAGCGATCCTTGGATCCGGTTATTATATCGGAATGCTGATATTCTCGGCTGCATTCTCTTGGAAAAATAAATTATTTGCAAAACTCGATGTCAAAGATTTGTTCAGAGGTATTTTACTTATAACATCAATCGGAATAGCGTTTACACTGTATCTAACATACCAAGAGGCATTTGTAATAAATGCCTACTGTATCTTCTGTGTGACCCAACAAATTATCATTCTGATCATGGGAGGCATACTGCTACGCATCTACAAGAAAGCATAA
- a CDS encoding non-canonical purine NTP pyrophosphatase → MKQKILIATTNTGKFNEIMEVLDEASIYFEFLSLKDVDIKDQPKEDGDSYLANARIKAEFYNALSGLPTIAEDSGIEVEALKGKLGMHTRRWGAGENASDETWVEYFLKTMAEHEDKRASFKCTAFYIDKSGISHHFQGECRGVITGTVEAPILAGIPLSSCFKAHTCDKVYAALQNEEKNKLSHRGKAMKKLLEHLQSNTISI, encoded by the coding sequence ATGAAGCAAAAAATCCTCATCGCAACGACCAATACAGGTAAATTTAATGAGATCATGGAAGTACTGGATGAAGCTTCTATATATTTTGAATTCCTATCACTAAAAGATGTAGACATCAAAGATCAGCCAAAAGAAGATGGCGATAGCTACCTTGCAAACGCCCGTATAAAAGCAGAATTTTATAATGCACTCTCAGGTCTCCCAACTATAGCTGAAGATTCCGGGATCGAAGTCGAAGCTCTAAAAGGAAAACTCGGCATGCATACAAGACGGTGGGGAGCCGGCGAAAATGCAAGTGATGAAACCTGGGTAGAATATTTCTTAAAAACCATGGCAGAACATGAAGATAAGAGAGCTTCATTTAAATGTACTGCGTTTTATATAGATAAAAGTGGTATATCTCATCATTTTCAAGGTGAATGCCGGGGGGTGATAACAGGCACTGTGGAAGCTCCTATACTTGCCGGCATACCACTGAGCTCCTGCTTCAAAGCACACACTTGCGACAAAGTGTATGCCGCACTCCAAAATGAAGAAAAAAACAAACTGAGCCACAGAGGAAAAGCTATGAAAAAATTGTTAGAACATTTACAATCCAATACGATATCAATTTAA
- a CDS encoding O-antigen ligase family protein, which yields MFFKKASQTKVCIVLSSLIFLPYFFNVFYKGGIGLLNHLLFFLCLGLSGIIFYIALQKKIYKERELPFYENFSLITLVILFSLSYINSLTRNVGLLELGSLYAGAILILLGYNIAQNKDQLKRLFSVFSISSLASLIIGFVFYFGDTFERFSGTFNNYFEPWSAFPNAYGDFLILIMPLTFYLVEQKKKKKAGMIAFLPEITFSLSVAAVLLTDSQGIHVAAIILFALLLGRLMIVGKFAKKLIVLSLIGLVLGLGAHALKNNLMPKYREDVEISNQVSMDAKSYEQQNSVNTRLDHFKTGFNLMLSAPLFGYGPGSYPYVSANKLTLLNNSDHPHNLFLKIGIENGILTLIAFITFIGIILLRALIIFFQKLDPAREVVFLSIVAFLAHQMIDYNLNFASVEFLFYILLGTLIIERVRKSKRLHFKELRFANHFMLVVFGIILVVFSLNDGIYNFRAAHSTNIEESFNLRSKTLLKRSYYEDYASYLKLNDQPTVAMILAGLDSNPFNDSLYALSGNYQKAYDLNPHNLKHLLGVYETASAQHKEALKKDVRKILNEYFILLKTNTSFTLLTENPIVALSLARLIYDRELVQEFELTIESEKAKFEKLYNVSL from the coding sequence ATGTTTTTCAAAAAAGCTTCTCAAACTAAAGTCTGCATAGTACTTAGCTCGCTCATCTTTTTACCGTATTTTTTCAATGTCTTCTACAAAGGCGGCATAGGACTACTCAATCATCTTCTCTTCTTCTTATGCCTGGGACTTTCCGGAATCATTTTTTATATCGCATTACAGAAAAAAATCTACAAAGAGAGAGAGCTTCCTTTTTATGAAAATTTCTCACTTATCACACTTGTCATACTATTCTCTCTCTCATACATAAATTCTTTAACAAGGAATGTGGGCCTACTTGAACTAGGAAGCCTATATGCCGGGGCGATTTTAATATTGCTAGGTTATAACATCGCACAAAATAAAGATCAGTTAAAAAGACTATTTTCAGTATTCTCAATCTCTTCATTGGCTAGCTTGATAATTGGATTTGTTTTTTATTTTGGAGATACGTTCGAGAGATTCTCCGGAACTTTTAATAATTATTTTGAACCATGGTCAGCATTTCCAAATGCATACGGGGATTTCCTTATACTCATAATGCCGCTTACTTTTTATCTTGTTGAGCAAAAGAAAAAAAAGAAAGCTGGAATGATCGCTTTTTTACCTGAAATCACATTTTCACTATCGGTGGCAGCCGTATTGCTTACGGATTCTCAGGGTATCCACGTAGCTGCAATCATTCTGTTTGCACTCCTACTTGGTCGACTTATGATAGTAGGTAAATTTGCAAAGAAACTCATCGTTCTCAGCCTTATAGGGCTTGTGCTAGGGCTTGGTGCGCACGCCCTAAAAAACAACTTAATGCCTAAATATAGAGAGGATGTAGAAATATCAAATCAAGTTTCGATGGATGCAAAAAGCTATGAACAACAAAACTCTGTAAATACCAGACTAGACCATTTTAAAACCGGATTTAACCTTATGCTCAGTGCACCACTGTTTGGATATGGCCCTGGCAGTTACCCATATGTATCTGCAAACAAACTAACTCTCTTAAATAATTCCGATCATCCACATAATTTGTTTTTGAAAATAGGAATTGAAAATGGGATCCTGACCTTGATAGCATTTATAACTTTTATTGGAATAATTCTGCTCCGCGCCCTAATTATATTTTTCCAGAAACTCGATCCTGCAAGAGAGGTTGTTTTTTTAAGTATAGTCGCATTTTTAGCACACCAGATGATAGATTATAATTTAAATTTTGCTTCCGTAGAATTTCTGTTTTATATATTGCTCGGTACTTTGATCATAGAACGCGTACGCAAATCAAAACGTCTGCATTTTAAAGAGCTTCGTTTTGCCAACCACTTTATGCTAGTTGTATTTGGAATCATATTAGTAGTCTTTTCATTGAATGATGGAATCTATAATTTCAGAGCAGCTCACAGTACAAATATTGAAGAATCATTCAACCTCCGGAGTAAAACTCTACTCAAAAGATCTTATTACGAAGACTATGCCTCATATCTAAAACTAAATGATCAACCGACAGTGGCAATGATACTTGCCGGACTTGATTCAAATCCATTTAACGACTCTTTGTATGCGCTGAGTGGTAATTATCAAAAAGCATATGATCTAAATCCTCATAATTTGAAACATCTGCTCGGGGTATATGAGACCGCCTCAGCCCAACATAAAGAAGCACTCAAAAAAGATGTCAGAAAAATCCTAAATGAATATTTTATTTTGCTTAAAACAAACACCTCTTTTACTCTGCTTACAGAAAACCCAATAGTCGCTCTATCACTCGCAAGATTAATCTATGACCGGGAGCTTGTACAAGAATTTGAATTAACGATAGAAAGCGAAAAAGCAAAATTTGAAAAATTGTATAATGTCTCTCTTTGA
- the rsmG gene encoding 16S rRNA (guanine(527)-N(7))-methyltransferase RsmG, which yields MTEIDKSLFEPFMKTLLQANKDINLISREIKEEEDLFVKHIYDSVKIIDFFDFSNSVTLLDIGSGGGIPGIPLAIALPHLKITLMDSVEKKMRRAKSITEELKLNNVKILIGRTEEKGHDPNFRESFDIVTARAVAELPVLLEYALPFVKVGGYFIAYKGRNHQEELSESKTALYTLGAKLTDVFSYDLPNDLGQRVYIICKKISDTPEKYPRKIGIPKKTPLK from the coding sequence ATGACTGAAATAGACAAAAGCTTATTTGAACCTTTTATGAAGACCCTTCTTCAAGCAAACAAGGATATAAATCTAATATCCAGAGAAATTAAAGAAGAAGAAGATCTATTTGTTAAACATATATATGATAGCGTTAAGATTATTGATTTCTTCGATTTTTCAAATTCTGTGACTTTACTTGATATAGGTTCCGGTGGTGGCATACCTGGAATCCCTCTTGCTATCGCATTACCACATTTAAAAATTACTTTAATGGATTCTGTTGAAAAAAAAATGCGCAGAGCAAAATCCATAACAGAAGAATTGAAACTAAATAATGTAAAAATCTTAATCGGAAGAACGGAAGAAAAAGGACATGACCCAAATTTCCGAGAAAGTTTTGATATAGTTACAGCCAGAGCCGTTGCGGAGCTACCTGTACTACTTGAATACGCATTACCATTTGTAAAAGTTGGCGGGTACTTCATAGCGTACAAAGGAAGAAATCATCAAGAAGAATTATCAGAAAGCAAAACTGCACTCTATACGCTAGGAGCCAAACTTACCGATGTATTTTCATATGATTTACCAAATGACCTAGGCCAGAGAGTATATATAATATGTAAAAAAATATCTGATACTCCGGAAAAATATCCAAGAAAAATTGGAATACCAAAAAAAACACCTTTAAAATAA